A stretch of Thermanaerothrix sp. DNA encodes these proteins:
- a CDS encoding PAS domain S-box protein, whose amino-acid sequence MGESGWKMEMLLKGAIEALGEPVALVEPSGRVVFVSDPLRRLLGIDVDSWQGKMCRDLFGDELCGAALCPASSGPCPAFSVGYLGGSVQCRGIFGPGGSFEGVLMSFSRRDAEFRKALRDLAFQRRLLEAVTNDDSTVFAVLDGYGRVLHRNGFAGELLPRHGSSYIWEMASQDHVQAVKGALQSGGVLHVKAFKGEDLRHLILKLSPMPGNGDGGAVLAMGHDITDLVMAKQGLDVFRRALDQFAESVCITDPSGAITYVNAAFEEMYGYTQKEVLGKNPRILNPGPNVYEEHGVSREEYEETFRELWRAILDPAVGRWEGEVLNRRKDGSMIWVRLIVSAIRDADGGIAAFLAVPVNLSDLKDKEEQLLLEAYRAITLTAEMRDEETGEHLIRIGSYCRLLAEAMGMPNKFCRDMEIFAPFHDIGKVGIPDSILLAPRRLDPGEFELMKTHTVMGYNISKDKKSLAMAAEIALYHHERWDGTGYPYGLKETEIPLSARITAVADVYDALRSRRPYKGPMEHRRVVDYITANSGVHFDPLVVRAFLDVHLEMDEVFRRNGGAEAKTP is encoded by the coding sequence TTGGGAGAGAGTGGATGGAAGATGGAGATGCTTCTCAAGGGAGCTATTGAAGCCTTAGGTGAGCCCGTGGCACTGGTGGAACCTTCCGGGAGGGTGGTCTTCGTGTCCGATCCCCTGCGAAGGCTCTTGGGGATTGATGTGGACTCCTGGCAGGGCAAGATGTGCCGGGACCTCTTCGGGGATGAGCTGTGCGGCGCCGCCCTTTGCCCGGCGTCTTCGGGCCCCTGTCCTGCTTTTAGCGTGGGATACCTCGGCGGCTCCGTCCAGTGTCGGGGGATCTTTGGCCCTGGTGGAAGCTTCGAGGGGGTGCTCATGTCCTTCAGCCGCAGGGACGCAGAGTTCCGCAAGGCCCTTCGGGACCTGGCCTTCCAACGGCGTCTGCTTGAGGCGGTGACCAACGACGACTCCACGGTTTTCGCCGTGCTGGACGGGTACGGCCGGGTTCTTCACCGCAACGGCTTCGCGGGGGAGCTTCTGCCAAGGCACGGCTCATCCTACATATGGGAGATGGCGTCCCAGGATCACGTCCAGGCAGTGAAGGGCGCCCTGCAGTCCGGTGGGGTCCTTCACGTCAAGGCCTTTAAGGGGGAGGACCTGCGGCATCTGATACTGAAGCTGTCCCCCATGCCCGGAAATGGGGATGGCGGGGCGGTTCTGGCCATGGGGCACGACATAACCGACCTGGTTATGGCAAAGCAGGGCCTGGACGTATTCAGGCGCGCCCTGGACCAGTTCGCCGAGAGCGTCTGCATAACCGATCCCTCCGGCGCCATAACCTACGTGAACGCCGCCTTCGAGGAGATGTACGGCTACACCCAGAAGGAGGTGTTGGGGAAGAACCCGAGGATACTGAACCCCGGCCCTAATGTCTACGAGGAGCACGGCGTCTCACGGGAGGAGTACGAGGAGACCTTCCGAGAGCTTTGGCGGGCCATCCTGGACCCGGCGGTGGGGCGCTGGGAGGGGGAGGTCTTAAACCGCCGGAAGGACGGGTCCATGATCTGGGTGAGGCTCATAGTGAGCGCCATAAGGGACGCCGACGGCGGGATAGCGGCCTTCTTGGCCGTACCGGTGAACCTGAGCGACCTCAAGGACAAGGAGGAGCAGCTGCTGCTTGAGGCCTATAGGGCCATAACCCTCACCGCGGAGATGCGGGACGAGGAGACCGGGGAGCACCTCATCCGCATAGGAAGCTACTGCAGGCTTCTGGCGGAGGCCATGGGGATGCCCAACAAGTTCTGCCGGGACATGGAGATCTTCGCCCCCTTCCACGACATAGGCAAGGTGGGAATCCCCGACAGCATACTGCTGGCCCCAAGGCGGCTGGACCCAGGGGAGTTCGAGCTCATGAAGACCCACACGGTCATGGGCTACAACATATCGAAGGACAAGAAGAGCCTTGCCATGGCGGCGGAGATAGCCCTTTACCACCACGAGCGGTGGGACGGGACCGGTTACCCCTACGGCCTCAAGGAGACCGAGATACCCCTTTCCGCCAGGATAACCGCCGTGGCGGATGTGTACGACGCCTTGAGGAGCCGAAGGCCCTATAAGGGGCCCATGGAGCACCGGCGGGTGGTGGATTACATCACCGCCAACTCGGGGGTCCACTTCGACCCGCTGGTTGTGAGGGCCTTCCTGGACGTGCACCTGGAGATGGACGAGGTGTTCAGGCGGAACGGCGGTGCGGAGGCAAAGACCCCTTGA